A single genomic interval of Tursiops truncatus isolate mTurTru1 chromosome 1, mTurTru1.mat.Y, whole genome shotgun sequence harbors:
- the TMCO2 gene encoding transmembrane and coiled-coil domain-containing protein 2: MSPLSSIWDIISLSSIWNYLQATFLGETSVSQQTSLGLLDNLAPAVEVILEISFLILLGIGVYALWKRSVQSIQKILLFAITLYTLYKKGSDFFQALLVNPEGNGLPFQDNNIFLSLGLQEKILEKLQTVENKMKDLERMIISQKPATKRDCSSERSCSCSDCQSPLLTSGFTSASEM; encoded by the exons ATGTCACCTTTGTCTTCTATCTGGGACATCATCTCTCTGAGCTCGATATGGAATTATCTACAAGCAACTTTTCTGGGAGAGACTAGTGTGTCTCAGCAAACAAGTTTGGGGCTACTAGATAATCTTGCTCCGGCTGTAGAAGTTATCCTggagatttcctttttgattttgttgGGAATAGGAGTATATGCCTTATGGAAACGAAGTGTTCAGTCAATTCAG aaaatattgttGTTTGCAATCACACTCTACACACTTTACAAGAAAGGCTCAGATTTTTTTCAGGCTTTGCTGGTCAACCCAGAAGGGAATGGTCTCCCATTTCAAGACAATAATATCTTCCTATCTTTGGGTCTGCAagagaaaattctggaaaaactTCAGACagtggaaaacaaaatgaaggaccTGGAAAGGATGATCATTTCCCAAAAACCTGCCACAAAGAGGGATTGCTCCTCTGAGCGCAGCTGCAGCTGCTCTGACTGCCAGAGTCCCTTGCTTACATCAGGGTTTACATCCGCATCTGAAATGTGA